A DNA window from Cervus canadensis isolate Bull #8, Minnesota chromosome 30, ASM1932006v1, whole genome shotgun sequence contains the following coding sequences:
- the PNMA2 gene encoding paraneoplastic antigen Ma2 has protein sequence MALALLEDWCRILSVDDQKSLMVMGIPVDCSEDEIQEVLQETLKPLGRYRLLGKIFRKQENANAVLLELLEDPEVSVIPSEVQGKGGIWKVIFKTPNQDMEFLERLNLFLEKEGQTVSGMFRALGHEGLSPAALPCISPELLAHVLGQVIAHAAQPLLPMRYRKLRVFSGSTVPAPEEEPFEVWLEQATEIVKEWPVAEAEKKRWLMESLHGPALDLMHIVQADNPSISVEECLEAFKQVFGNLESRRTSQVKYLKTYQEEGEKVSAYVLRLETLLRRAVAKRAIPRNIADQICLEQVMAGASLSEVLWCRLRELKDQGRPPSFLQLMKVIREEEEEEAAFENENTEEAEGGDGYGHWGNEAND, from the coding sequence ATGGCGCTGGCCCTGTTGGAGGACTGGTGTAGGATTCTGAGTGTGGATGATCAGAAATCACTGATGGTTATGGGGATCCCAGTGGACTGCAGCGAGGATGAGATTCAGGAGGTCCTGCAGGAGACTTTAAAGCCTTTGGGCAGGTATAGACTCCTTGGCAAAATATTCCGGAAGCAGGAGAATGCCAATGCGGTGCTATTAGAGTTGCTGGAGGACCCTGAGGTCTCTGTGATCCCCAGTGAGGTTCAGGGTAAGGGGGGCATCTGGAAAGTCATCTTCAAGACCCCTAACCAGGACATGGAATTTCTGGAAAGACTGAACCTCTTTCTAGAAAAAGAGGGACAGACGGTCTCGGGAATGTTCCGGGCACTTGGGCACGAGGGGTTGTCTCCAGCAGCCTTGCCCTGCATCTCGCCAGAGTTACTGGCCCACGTGTTGGGACAGGTGATAGCACATGCCGCTCAGCCTCTGCTCCCCATGAGGTACCGGAAGCTGAGAGTGTTCTCAGGGAGCACCGTGCCTGCCCCCGAGGAAGAGCCCTTTGAAGTCTGGCTGGAACAGGCCACCGAGATAGTCAAAGAGTGGCCGGTAGCAGAGGCAGAAAAGAAGAGATGGTTGATGGAAAGCCTTCACGGACCAGCCCTAGACCTCATGCATATAGTCCAGGCAGACAATCCATCCATCAGCGTGGAGGAATGTTTGGAAGCATTTAAGCAAGTGTTTGGGAACCTGGAGAGTCGCCGGACCTCCCAGGTGAAGTACCTGAAAACCTatcaggaggaaggagaaaaagtctCAGCCTACGTGTTACGGCTAGAAACCCTGCTGCGGAGAGCAGTGGCGAAGCGGGCGATCCCCAGGAACATCGCCGATCAAATCTGCCTGGAGCAGGTCATGGCCGGGGCAAGCCTCAGTGAGGTACTCTGGTGTCGGCTTAGGGAGCTGAAAGACCAGGGCCGGCCTCCCAGCTTCCTGCAGTTAATGAAGGTCatcagggaagaagaggaggaagaggccgCTTTCGAAAATGAGAATACtgaagaggcagagggaggggatggcTATGGTCACTGGGGTAATGAGGCCAATGACTAA